In SAR324 cluster bacterium, the following are encoded in one genomic region:
- a CDS encoding ribonuclease Z, whose translation MKITFLGVGSAFSKINANSNLLVESGNINMLVDCGHTASASLIQHGRSIADISNIFITHLHADHIGGLEEFAFMTRLVFKKSVQVMGTSSILHRLWNHSLKGGLEFIELTPDDVTPQVMEDFFTPRSLPHSQWIKLDDSSPLEMYLHPTNHVKLMESYAVELREGDKHVLYTSDTRFDRPLLEKCIDRCTYIFHDCQLFDMGGNNDLGVHTSYNQLRSLPGDMRKKMWLYHYGDEPRPEAENEGFAGFVSQLQTFDL comes from the coding sequence ATGAAAATTACCTTTCTTGGTGTGGGTTCCGCATTCTCAAAGATCAACGCGAACAGCAATCTTTTGGTAGAAAGTGGCAATATCAATATGTTGGTGGACTGTGGTCACACAGCCTCGGCATCCCTGATTCAACACGGGAGATCTATTGCTGATATTTCCAATATTTTTATCACTCATTTGCATGCGGATCATATTGGTGGACTGGAAGAATTTGCGTTCATGACCCGTCTGGTGTTTAAAAAAAGTGTCCAGGTGATGGGAACCTCCTCGATCCTTCATCGACTTTGGAATCACAGTCTCAAAGGTGGTCTGGAATTTATTGAACTCACGCCTGATGACGTGACGCCCCAGGTGATGGAAGATTTTTTTACCCCTCGTTCATTGCCACATAGTCAATGGATCAAACTGGATGATTCCTCTCCTCTGGAAATGTACCTTCATCCAACGAATCATGTGAAACTGATGGAAAGTTATGCGGTGGAACTCCGTGAGGGTGACAAACATGTTCTTTATACCTCAGACACTCGCTTCGATCGTCCCCTGCTGGAAAAATGCATAGATCGCTGCACCTATATTTTTCATGACTGTCAGTTGTTTGACATGGGAGGCAATAATGATCTCGGTGTTCACACGTCCTACAATCAGTTACGGTCTCTTCCAGGCGACATGCGTAAAAAAATGTGGCTTTATCATTATGGGGATGAACCACGCCCAGAAGCCGAAAATGAAGGGTTTGCGGGTTTTGTTTCACAGCTACAGACGTTTGACTTGTAG
- a CDS encoding diguanylate cyclase produces the protein MIKTVYISICLLWWCVFAPLLPAAPALNIPDAIDQSIGDYLELMEDPAGAWTIQEVSQPDRLLQFKPALTSSPNLGLTNATYWLRFKVRFQHNQSLVLEISYPFLDYVDLFVPQTNGTFEKFQTGDQMPFSHRQIEHRFLLFHLEGQTGEEIAYYLRVQTAGAMTIPVKLWSPEAFTEKVNKEQYALGFYYGIMVVMAVYNLFLFFAIRDKAYLFYVMYILFLVVSLMCANGLAFEYLWPDFPLLNNISLPIFMIGTGIFGLSFLQHFLMTSLYTPVIHKILRILQVLFALGLLLMATMGYTVTIKYNVALVSVAVILGIVTAIRCWQQHLETARYFLIAWVMFLLGTFIYMMKVMGYVPSSLWTEYAPQVGSVIEVVLLSLGLAHRIHLMRREKEQAQQEMVLNQKIANETLEMNVQERTLELQNSNEKLSHSNQIFRSLLETSASIAQAKKLEDMYHQTLNRLTHLYENLGFGIILDGVNSSQIECAVFAGISPEKQEILLGNNEKLFEYCIQSIISASQDNTETGTVPYKDFFSELTIIPMIDINDNVIGKMIIEGTQLGKHVMDTIMLFLDQITAISQNQLLTKRLEKMANTDSLTGSFNRAYFDRELSKAIRTAQKFPEMSFSILMIDVNGLKEINDQYGHQSGDQMIIQVANLLSSVCRKSEVVARVGGDEFVVLCLGANHHGANVLLQRIREHELKNILRIHDEENREQEIPIHMSIGVSSSDEAPPEDIMKIADARMYEDKELFYSTRSRYR, from the coding sequence ATGATAAAAACAGTCTATATTTCAATATGCTTGCTGTGGTGGTGTGTCTTTGCGCCGCTTTTGCCAGCGGCTCCTGCCTTGAATATCCCTGATGCTATTGACCAATCCATTGGTGACTATCTGGAGTTGATGGAAGATCCTGCGGGTGCCTGGACAATTCAGGAGGTCAGCCAGCCTGATCGTCTTTTGCAATTTAAGCCGGCCCTTACGTCATCGCCCAATCTTGGGTTGACCAACGCCACCTACTGGTTACGTTTCAAAGTCAGGTTTCAGCATAATCAGAGTCTGGTTCTCGAAATCAGTTATCCCTTTCTGGATTATGTGGATTTGTTTGTTCCGCAAACCAACGGAACCTTTGAGAAATTTCAGACAGGGGATCAGATGCCGTTTTCGCACAGGCAAATCGAACACCGATTTCTGTTGTTTCATCTCGAAGGACAGACCGGAGAAGAAATTGCCTATTACCTCAGAGTCCAGACGGCCGGAGCCATGACCATTCCTGTCAAATTATGGAGTCCGGAAGCCTTCACTGAAAAAGTGAACAAGGAACAGTATGCGCTGGGGTTTTATTATGGAATCATGGTGGTCATGGCCGTGTATAATCTTTTTCTGTTTTTTGCCATCCGCGACAAGGCCTATCTGTTTTATGTGATGTATATTCTGTTTCTGGTGGTCAGTCTGATGTGCGCGAATGGTTTGGCGTTTGAATATCTCTGGCCTGATTTTCCATTACTGAACAACATCAGTTTGCCAATTTTCATGATCGGCACAGGTATTTTCGGGTTGTCTTTTTTGCAGCACTTTTTGATGACGTCGCTCTATACGCCTGTGATTCATAAAATTCTCAGGATACTTCAAGTGCTATTTGCGCTGGGACTCCTGTTGATGGCCACGATGGGCTACACTGTCACCATCAAATACAATGTGGCGCTGGTCAGTGTCGCTGTGATCCTGGGAATCGTCACCGCGATCCGTTGCTGGCAACAACATCTGGAAACCGCCCGCTATTTTTTGATCGCCTGGGTGATGTTTCTTCTGGGAACCTTCATTTATATGATGAAAGTCATGGGCTATGTTCCGTCATCCTTGTGGACTGAATACGCGCCACAGGTGGGGTCAGTGATTGAAGTGGTCTTGTTGTCACTGGGACTTGCTCACCGGATCCATCTCATGCGCAGAGAAAAGGAGCAGGCTCAGCAGGAAATGGTGTTGAACCAGAAAATCGCCAATGAAACGCTTGAAATGAACGTGCAGGAACGAACCCTGGAATTGCAGAATTCCAATGAGAAATTGTCACATTCCAACCAGATTTTCCGCTCACTTCTTGAAACCAGCGCCTCCATTGCCCAGGCAAAAAAGCTGGAGGATATGTATCACCAGACTTTGAACAGACTGACTCATCTGTATGAAAACCTTGGCTTCGGTATTATTCTGGATGGTGTTAATTCAAGCCAGATTGAATGTGCGGTGTTCGCGGGTATTTCTCCCGAGAAGCAGGAAATACTGCTCGGAAATAATGAAAAACTGTTTGAGTACTGTATTCAATCCATTATCTCGGCATCACAGGATAATACTGAAACCGGAACGGTGCCATACAAGGACTTTTTTTCAGAATTGACCATCATTCCCATGATCGACATCAATGACAATGTGATTGGAAAAATGATCATTGAAGGCACACAACTGGGAAAACATGTCATGGACACAATCATGCTGTTTCTCGACCAGATCACTGCCATTTCGCAAAATCAACTGTTGACCAAAAGACTCGAAAAAATGGCCAACACCGACAGTTTGACCGGAAGCTTCAACCGGGCCTATTTTGACCGGGAATTGTCCAAAGCCATCCGTACCGCTCAAAAATTTCCGGAAATGAGTTTTTCAATTCTCATGATTGATGTGAATGGTCTCAAAGAAATCAATGACCAATATGGCCATCAATCGGGCGATCAGATGATCATTCAGGTGGCAAATCTGCTCTCATCGGTTTGCAGAAAATCTGAAGTGGTGGCCAGAGTGGGCGGTGATGAATTTGTGGTGCTTTGCCTGGGCGCGAACCATCATGGCGCCAACGTATTATTGCAACGCATCCGGGAACATGAACTGAAAAATATCCTCCGGATTCATGATGAAGAAAACCGTGAACAGGAGATTCCAATTCACATGAGTATCGGTGTCTCCTCTTCCGATGAGGCACCTCCTGAGGACATCATGAAAATCGCGGATGCTCGCATGTATGAGGATAAGGAACTGTTTTATTCAACACGCTCCCGTTATCGTTAG
- a CDS encoding Hpt domain-containing protein — protein sequence MYISFSTFSAQAQYQPEAVAGVLDLRGWDFERQRVVKLNGQWELFWNQRLGHDESHREMPLRTGFFRVPGSWNKYVLESGQAIGSEGLGTFRLQVLLPAGSERMAFKIPDQGTAYELWMNGQRIASAGTVGTSRQNASPQFYPQIFTFTPRSQILELVLVISNYHTQAGGPWYSILLGRDDQIQTIHKKGIAVDLFLVGSLLIMGMYHLGLFSLRPKDRSTLYFGIFCILIACRTLVVGERLFQTSLPWMPWEVGRKMEYLSFYISGPMITLFMAQLFPHEFNKKIDSLLVGIATVFVLIVLLTFSHIYTYTLFYYQVFSLFWVVYSFQAISRAVIHKREGSLVFIFGWFLLAGGITNDILTSMELLQTPLLMSFALFGFIFIQAFLLSIRFSKAFLTSERLLVENQRLVRDLQKLNEHLEEMVDQRTEQLLGKTRDIQTMLENLPEGILMITDDYEIHHEYSQYLETILETSDLAYGNIRTILFENSSLGADDVHRVETAIIACLCEDLRNYHINEHLFIHELSKTFPGNRTKHLELTWAPIINQDDEIDKILLSIRDVTILRSLQKQADQHQRELQMIGQILALPLPDFQNFLVSSFWFLEENEQIIRANESPSAELLETLFRNMHTIKGNARTYGFDHVTHMIHETEQEYDELRKHPEQEWNRESLLEKIRVAHGLIQDYARLNDEKLGRKSGEDSVELMVREQDIARVNQTLENLDRGNPQQVETAIRSVRSFLSRIMAISLKRILQSGIRSLESLARELEKATPDVVILDHDLVLRKQAGALLQNVFMHLLRNSMDHGIESPEERTALGKPRTGTIRIEMRRNQDHLEIVCQDDGRGLALEKIWNKAVENGLVVSHQQLSLQSVADLVFLSGLSTQKTVTEISGRGVGMDAVRKFLKEHHGDIRIQLLSDTPAPYIPFQFVLSLPLSFCVD from the coding sequence TTGTACATCTCTTTTTCCACCTTCTCCGCTCAGGCCCAATACCAACCGGAAGCGGTGGCTGGAGTTCTGGATCTCCGTGGATGGGACTTTGAGCGACAGCGCGTTGTCAAGCTGAATGGTCAATGGGAACTGTTCTGGAATCAGCGACTCGGACATGATGAGAGCCACAGGGAAATGCCCCTGAGAACAGGTTTCTTCAGGGTACCCGGCTCCTGGAACAAATATGTTCTGGAGTCCGGTCAGGCCATTGGTTCCGAGGGCCTGGGAACCTTCCGTCTGCAAGTTCTGCTTCCTGCCGGAAGTGAACGAATGGCGTTCAAGATTCCTGACCAGGGAACCGCGTATGAGTTATGGATGAATGGACAGCGGATCGCTTCTGCCGGAACAGTGGGAACCTCCAGGCAAAATGCCTCGCCCCAGTTTTACCCACAGATTTTCACTTTCACGCCGCGGAGCCAGATACTGGAATTGGTGCTGGTCATCTCCAATTATCACACCCAGGCAGGCGGACCATGGTATTCCATTCTGCTTGGAAGGGACGATCAGATCCAGACAATCCACAAAAAAGGAATTGCTGTCGATCTGTTTCTGGTCGGAAGTCTTCTGATCATGGGAATGTATCATCTGGGGCTGTTTTCCCTGCGTCCCAAGGATCGCTCCACACTGTATTTTGGCATCTTCTGCATCCTGATCGCATGTAGAACCCTGGTGGTGGGAGAGCGGTTGTTTCAAACATCTTTGCCGTGGATGCCCTGGGAAGTGGGACGCAAGATGGAATATTTGTCGTTTTATATCAGTGGCCCCATGATCACCCTGTTCATGGCTCAATTGTTTCCTCATGAATTCAATAAAAAAATCGATTCCTTACTGGTCGGCATTGCCACGGTGTTTGTTCTGATTGTACTGCTGACATTCAGTCATATCTACACCTACACCCTGTTTTATTACCAGGTTTTCTCCCTGTTCTGGGTCGTGTATTCCTTCCAGGCCATTTCCCGGGCCGTCATCCATAAACGGGAGGGATCCCTGGTGTTCATTTTCGGTTGGTTCCTTCTGGCAGGAGGAATCACCAATGACATTCTGACCTCCATGGAACTCCTCCAGACCCCGCTTCTGATGTCATTTGCCCTGTTCGGTTTCATATTTATTCAAGCCTTTCTGCTTTCCATCCGGTTTTCCAAAGCGTTCCTGACATCGGAACGTCTGCTGGTCGAAAATCAGCGTCTGGTCAGGGATCTCCAGAAACTGAATGAACATCTTGAAGAAATGGTGGACCAGCGCACCGAACAACTACTTGGCAAAACACGGGATATTCAGACCATGCTGGAAAATCTCCCGGAAGGAATCCTGATGATTACCGATGATTATGAGATCCACCATGAATATTCCCAATATCTGGAAACCATTCTCGAAACCAGCGATCTGGCCTATGGAAATATTCGCACGATACTGTTCGAAAACTCCAGCCTGGGAGCCGATGATGTTCATCGTGTGGAAACCGCGATCATTGCCTGTCTTTGTGAAGATCTGAGAAATTATCATATCAATGAACATCTGTTTATCCATGAACTGTCCAAAACATTTCCCGGCAACAGGACCAAGCATCTGGAACTCACCTGGGCTCCCATCATCAATCAGGACGATGAAATCGACAAAATCCTGTTGAGCATACGGGATGTCACAATACTCCGGAGTTTGCAGAAACAGGCGGATCAACATCAGCGCGAATTGCAAATGATCGGACAGATCCTGGCGTTGCCCTTGCCGGATTTCCAGAATTTTCTGGTATCGTCCTTCTGGTTCCTGGAGGAAAACGAACAAATCATCCGTGCCAATGAATCGCCCTCCGCCGAACTGCTGGAAACCCTGTTCCGAAATATGCATACCATCAAGGGCAACGCCCGAACCTATGGCTTTGATCATGTGACTCACATGATTCATGAAACCGAACAGGAATACGATGAATTGCGCAAACATCCTGAACAGGAATGGAATCGGGAATCCTTGCTGGAAAAGATCCGGGTGGCGCATGGTCTGATTCAGGATTACGCCAGACTCAATGATGAAAAACTGGGTCGCAAATCCGGTGAGGATTCCGTGGAACTGATGGTCAGGGAACAGGATATCGCCAGAGTGAATCAGACCCTGGAAAACCTGGATCGCGGGAATCCGCAACAGGTTGAAACCGCTATTCGGTCGGTGCGCTCCTTTCTGTCCAGAATTATGGCGATTTCCCTGAAACGCATCCTGCAAAGCGGAATTCGATCCTTGGAATCATTGGCCAGGGAACTGGAAAAAGCGACACCGGATGTCGTGATTCTGGATCATGATCTGGTTTTGCGCAAGCAGGCCGGTGCATTGCTTCAGAATGTATTCATGCATCTGCTGAGAAACAGCATGGATCATGGAATTGAATCACCGGAGGAACGTACCGCGCTGGGAAAACCCAGGACTGGAACCATACGCATCGAAATGCGCCGGAACCAGGATCATCTGGAAATAGTCTGTCAGGATGATGGCCGGGGACTGGCATTGGAAAAAATATGGAACAAGGCCGTGGAAAATGGATTGGTTGTTTCGCATCAACAATTGTCGCTTCAGTCCGTGGCCGATCTGGTGTTTCTGTCCGGCCTCTCCACACAGAAAACGGTTACGGAAATTTCCGGCAGGGGCGTGGGGATGGATGCCGTCAGGAAATTTTTGAAGGAACATCACGGTGACATCAGGATTCAACTGTTGTCCGACACCCCCGCGCCTTATATTCCCTTCCAGTTTGTCCTATCGCTGCCGCTATCCTTTTGTGTTGACTGA
- a CDS encoding DUF1640 domain-containing protein yields the protein MLVFDTLSFYHRLEKSGFTKDQAEIVTELVRETQEKSFESPCENLATKQELQQTEHRLELRIEQTKQELQNEIHQTKFDLIKWMVTLLLAQTGILAALVKLL from the coding sequence ATGCTTGTTTTTGATACGCTGTCTTTTTATCACCGCCTGGAAAAATCCGGTTTCACCAAAGACCAGGCTGAGATTGTCACGGAACTGGTTAGGGAAACTCAGGAAAAATCCTTTGAATCCCCCTGTGAAAACCTCGCTACCAAACAGGAACTACAGCAAACTGAACATCGTCTTGAACTCAGGATTGAGCAAACGAAACAGGAACTTCAGAATGAAATTCATCAAACCAAATTTGACCTGATCAAGTGGATGGTCACGCTTCTGCTGGCACAGACCGGCATCCTCGCGGCACTCGTCAAGCTCCTTTGA
- a CDS encoding alpha/beta fold hydrolase, whose translation MSSIDYSKHTTALLQKLQYPEFSPVLPFVTGWSQTLAGRYWPQFSEIPYDNAHELELPDGDRLMIMENRPVSWQQGDRIVVLIHGLTGCYQSRYMIRLCRLFMAEGWLVIRVNLRGCGPGAGMARNIYHSGRSEDSRAVLNWLAGMFPDSPTTLIGFSLGGNLSLKMAGEDGDSPSGNMDSLMAVSPPVNLALSCEILREPRNQLFDQHFVAELREHVHQLQQCFPDLPKTELPSYLTVYTFDDRYTAPRNGFHDALDYYQRSSSGPLLEKIRVPTLILCSMDDPVIHGESMLEYLDIPGLDLVLTKHGGHVGFVGRSGHDSGFRWMDGLLLRWLQRHHAQCHQLKHSEWYCVSIPPWFKGVGGCNSDR comes from the coding sequence ATGTCATCTATTGATTATTCCAAACACACAACCGCCTTGCTTCAAAAACTGCAATATCCTGAATTTTCTCCGGTTCTGCCCTTTGTGACAGGTTGGTCACAGACATTGGCCGGACGGTATTGGCCCCAGTTCAGCGAAATTCCTTATGACAACGCCCATGAACTTGAATTACCGGATGGCGATCGGCTCATGATCATGGAAAACCGACCCGTATCCTGGCAACAGGGCGACCGGATTGTGGTTCTGATTCATGGACTCACAGGCTGTTATCAATCACGCTACATGATCAGGCTTTGCCGTTTGTTCATGGCTGAAGGGTGGCTGGTTATCCGGGTAAATCTTCGAGGATGCGGTCCTGGCGCCGGAATGGCCCGTAACATTTATCACAGCGGACGCAGTGAAGACAGCCGTGCCGTATTAAACTGGCTGGCCGGGATGTTTCCTGATTCACCAACCACCCTGATCGGTTTTTCTCTGGGAGGCAATCTTTCATTGAAAATGGCCGGTGAAGATGGTGATTCGCCATCCGGCAATATGGATAGTCTGATGGCTGTGTCGCCTCCGGTGAATCTGGCCCTCAGTTGTGAAATTCTGAGAGAACCTCGCAATCAGTTGTTTGATCAGCATTTTGTCGCTGAACTCCGTGAACATGTCCATCAACTTCAGCAGTGTTTTCCTGACCTGCCAAAAACGGAGTTGCCTTCCTATCTCACCGTTTATACCTTTGACGACCGTTACACTGCACCTCGTAACGGATTTCACGATGCCCTGGATTATTATCAGCGTTCCAGTTCCGGACCTCTACTGGAAAAAATACGGGTGCCCACGTTGATCTTGTGTTCCATGGATGATCCGGTCATTCATGGTGAAAGCATGCTTGAATATCTGGACATCCCCGGCCTGGATCTGGTGCTGACCAAACATGGCGGTCATGTCGGCTTTGTGGGGCGTTCCGGTCATGATTCCGGATTCCGCTGGATGGATGGCTTGCTTCTTCGCTGGTTGCAACGGCACCATGCACAATGTCATCAACTTAAGCATTCTGAATGGTACTGTGTATCAATTCCCCCTTGGTTTAAGGGGGTTGGGGGATGTAATTCTGATCGTTAA